GCTTGCAGATGCTCCAGCTACGCTCTTCGAGCCGGACGAAGAGTTAGCCGCTCGAGTCGCGCTGGTATTGCCGCTGGTCTTTCAATGGGATGCGTACGTAATACCGTCCTCGGGCCGCCATTTCTTTTTCTCATCGCACGACGGAGTGTTGTACGCAGTCGTTCGCAATCGACTCGACTTGAAGCAGATGATCTCACGCTTCAGCAGCTTCACTCCGACTGAGCGTTGCCCGCCGTCCCTGGCGCCTTCTTGACGATCCGCACAAATGTCTCGTCGCTGGCCAACACAGACGCGCGGCGTGGGCGGCGACTCGATCGCCTCCGGCGCCGCGGGCCGCGTGAGCCGCATCCAGGATGTGTGACGCAGAACTGGTTCCGGTACTACATCGATAAGTTCGGCCGGCCTCACACCGTGACCAAGCCCAACGGCGCGGAGCTCATCAGCACGTACGACGTCTCGCCCCCCCCCCCCGCGTCGGGCCTAACGGCCCGTGCATAACGAAATTATGCAAATCTCAGTCGCGGGCAACAGCCAGCGCTCGGCGCGCGCCGCACTGAGTCCCCTCGCCCCGCTCGCGTCCGCAATCGCGTCCGACGCGTCCTCGGCATGGTGTACTTCATTGCGCAGGGGCCGACGTACGAGTGTCGACGTCCCAAAGTGCACCGCTGGGCCTCGACACCAAAAGTATGATGGACACTCCGACAGCCTAACCGCCTAACCGACGACGCGACGCCAGCTTCCAACTCGCCGGTCAGACGGAGGCGGTGGAAGGGGTCAGTTCACACAAGAAGACCCATTGGGACTTGCGGGAGGGATGAACGCATACGGCTTTGCGAATGGGGACCCAGTCAATTTCAGCGATCCCTTTGGCCTGACGTGTTTGGTTCGAGGCAATTGCACACAGTCTGATGGACCGGCTCCGGAGGCGCCTCAAGAACCTGGGCTGGAACACGATGAGCTGGGAACGGATTTAGCGGCGGCCGGTTTTGCCTACGTTTTGATGACCGGGCGTGGACTGGTCTCGATGGCAAAGGGCCTATTTTCCAGTGGCGCGCCAAGCACAGAGCAAGCGGCTCAAGTTGGAGTTGGGACCAAGGTTTATCGTGTCTACGGCGGAAAGGCGACGCAACTTGGCAGGTCCTGGACGACGGTCGATCCCAATGCGACTCCGGACTACGCTGCTCACGCAGGGTTGCCAGCCGAGAATTCGAGGACGAGCGTTGTCACCGGCGTCATCACTGACATGACGGACGTAAGCGTCACAAAAGCGGCGCCGGGCGCGAGTGGCCCTGGCGGTATAACGGAAGTAGTCATACCAAACGCCGCCAAGCAACTGAAAGTGACGAGCGTCGACCCATTTCACGAGTAAAGTGCAAATTGCACAAAAGGACACTCAGCAATCGGCATGCTATGCGCAATCCTACGCAGCGGAACGAGGCACGAATTGAGTTCCTAGGTGAGCAGGACGGAGTCCCCGAACGTGAACTCAAAATCGCTTTGGAATCCGCACTCGCAGACTTCCGGGACGTCGAGCGAGCATACTTAGCCCGTATCGGCTTTGGACCTAATCAAAGAACCGGTATCGCGCTTTGTTTGGCACCACCGTCAAAACAGGCCGCCCTCATTGTGCGACGTGTCGCCGAAGTGTTTTCAAACCTGTTTTCGCGCGACGCACACTTGGATGTGATCTTCGTTTCCGATGAGCAGGAACTTGATCTCCGCCGAGTCTGCACTCCTTTTTTTCGGCGGGTTTGTGAGACGTAGTGCGGGAAGCGCGGCGATCGCCCTGGCGTGACGTGGACCGGTACGCTCGCGGCCGATCTCTTCGAGCGCTGAGCGCCACGCCCGTCCGACGCGGCACCTCGGCACGGTGCACATCGCGCGTGCGCGGGACACCGACTCGCGCGCGGGAATGTCCCAAAAGTGCACCGCTGGGCCTCGACACCTCACGAACGATGAAAATCGGACGGCCTAACCGCCTAACCGATTACGAAACGGTAATTTCCCAACCGCGAATCATACGCAGACGACGGAAGGGATCACTTCACGCAGGAAGACCCCATTGGGCTCGATGGCGGCATGAATCTGTATGGGTTTGCGGAGGGCGACCCGGTGAACTTCGCGGACCCGTTTGGCCTGAAAGTCTGCTTCCAAGGTTCGGGAGCTGAGATTTCTGATCTCAAGAAGACAACCGAGTCCGCAACGAACACCACGTTCTCGCTGGACAAGAAGAACTGCGTTGATCCGGCGAGTGTGCGGTCAGGAGGAGACAAGCGCTTCGACGCATTGCGGGCTGGCTTCAGTGACCTGGTTGGTTCGGACGCTACTTTCAGCGTTGCGTTCGGTGCGGAGGCGGAGTCGCCACAGTACAGTCCCTATAAGATCAGCATCTTTAGAGATGCCGATGCCTTGGCATACTCCACCGGTGCATGGGGTAAGTGCGATGGTGGTCGAGCGGCGTTTAGCTTCCCTCAAGTGATGGCTCACGAGCTCAATCACCATTTCCCTGTCGCTCGTGGAGGGAAAATGACGAGCGGCACGCGTGGAGAGAACGACGCCGTAAGGAAGGGGGATAACATCTACAACGCCGCGAGTGGAAGGCCATTAAGATGCCGTTATTAGACTATTCGAAGTGCCGTCAGGGTCGAGGTGGCAGAAACCGACTCGGGCGTGGCATCGGCGCTTGGCTGGCCGTCCTTGTCCTTGTCCAATCGAGCGCGTGCGCCAAGGCTGAGCAACGTCACGACGAATCGCAGGCCAGCGTGCGAGAAACAGTACGATGCCCGCAGTATGAAAGTTCGACGCGCGATTGGCACACCACTCCGACGGCGGATGGTTCGCTGGTTTTGCTGCTACCTCCCGACTATCAGATAGTACAGACAGATTCTGGGCAGATGTGGGCCAGCCAAGTCGCGAGTATCAGTTATCGGCGTGGTGCCGAACAGACTCCGGACACCACGTCGGCTAATCCGGAGGCGCACCTATGTTCTGAGTCGCTTGGCGACGGAGCACGACTGCGGTATTACCACGCTCGAGCTGCAACAGGTGAGGGGCATTATCTCCAAGCATATTTCAAGCTGGCCAACGGAACTGCCCTTCGTCTGATCGGTTTTTCGCAGGACTCAGCCGATGGCACAGTGCTCCTTGCGATCGCGCGAGCTGCGCGAGTAAGCACTCGATAACCTTCGTCGCAGATAATAGCGGCCCGGCCGGAGCGATCTGGCCGGGCTTTCTCTTTATCCGCTGAGGACGGCGCGGTAGCGCTGGTAGAAGTCGCGCGCGATGGTCGCGAGATCGCCGTGCGCCAGCTCGTCGTCGGTGAGGTCGCGCGTGATCCACGCGTCCCCGCCCGCGCGCACGAGGCGCGCGCACTAACTCTTCGACACCCGCAACACATACGCCCCGCTCGGCACCGCGATCGGCGTCAACGCCCGGGCCGAGCAGACCCCGAACTACTTTTTATATAGCTGAGCTCGCCGACCCCGTCCGGGGTGCCCTCGGAAGCAGGGTTGACCTGGCTGTGAAACAGTTATACTGTGACATATGAAGAATATCACAGTTTCCGTGGACGCCGACCTCTATCACCGCGCGCGTGTCCGCGCCGCCCAGAAGCACAGCACCATTTCCGCGCTCGTCCGTGAGTTCCTCATCCATCTCGTCGAAGAGGAGCCCGAGTTCGAGCGCCTCCGCCGCGAGCAGCACGAAATCATCGCGCGCATTCGAGCATCGAAGCCCGGGTTCTCGGCGTCCAAGCGCCTCTCCCGCGACGACGTCCACAAGCGCCGTGCGGTTCGTTGATACGAATGTCCTGCTCTACGCGGTAAGCTCCGCGAAGGCGGATCGCGCCAAGGCGGAGCGCGCCGCTACGCTCCTCGACGAGCCAGACCTCGCGCTGTCGGTGCAGGTCCTGCAAGAGTTCTACGTCCAGGCGACGCGGACTGGTGCGACCGCGGCATTGTCCCATGAGTCCGCCGTCGCGTTCATCGCGACGCTGTTGCGCTTCCCGGTCGAGGAGCTCACCGTGCCGCTGCTGCGCGCGGCCCTCGCAACGCGAGCACGCTGGCGAATCAGCTACTGGGATGCCGCCATCGTGGAGGCGGCGCGGATCGCTGGCTGCGACACGATCTGCACAGAAGACCTGCAGCATGGTCAGGACTTCGACGGCGTGCGCGTGGTCAATCCATTTGTCTAAGCAGCGCTCCGCTTTCCTGCGGGTAATCCCTCGCCTACTGCCCGCAGATGAGCCGAACGCGCTCCTTGTGCGTTCCGTCCGCCGGCACCGCAATCCGCGCCCGATAATCCGCGCAGTAACTCTTCGACACCAGCAGCACATACGCCCCGCTCGGCACCACGATCGGCGTCGCCTGCGGAATCGCCCCGTCCGCCACGCTCGCCCCATCGACAGTCGACAGGTCCCACCGCGCCCCGTTAGGCTCGGCGTCCACCGACACCGTCCCGCACGGATGCGGCGCCAGCTTCACCCGCACCTCGCCGTGGTCCGGCACCTGCGCGATCGCGCTGTCCGTCGCGCCCGCGCACCCCGCAATCGTGTGCACGACAGCCACCACCCGATGGTCGCCGGCCGCGAACCGGGTCCCGCTCCAGTTGCCATGCCCAACGACCTTCCCATCCACCCGCACCTGCGCGTCGTTAGGCGCGACGATGCGCAGAACGGGCGGCGGGGCAGGGGCGGCCGGAGGCGGCGCCTGCGGCACGATCGCCGATGCCGACTCCACATGGGTCGCGGGCTGCGTCACCGGCGCCGACGCAACGGTCGAATCGGACACATGCGCCACCGGCGGCGCCACGGCGTGCGCCGCCTCGGCCTTGCCCCGGCTCAACGCCAACGCCGAGATGACCGCCACCGCGCCTAACGCACCGGCGGCCGCCACCCAGCGGGGCCGCCTCGCCCACCGCCGCCACCAGTCGGTCACGATCTCGACACCGGTCTGCATCGCCACGCCGGCCACGGGCGTCGGAATCATGACCGTCGCTTCCGTGTCGGGCGTCGACGCCCTGCCTAACAATTGGATGAGCTCGGCGTGCAGGGCATCGCCCGTCGGATAGCGCGCGGCGGGATCCTTCTCCAGACACTTGAGGATCACGCGCTCGACCCCCCGCGACAGGGCAGGGTTGAACGACCGCGGCTTGGGCGGCAGATCCTCCACGTGCTGGCGCGCGATCTCGTACCAGTCCTCGCCCTGGAACGGCAGCACGCCCGTCCCGGCCCGGAACAACGTCACGCCTAACGAATAGATGTCGCCGCGGCCGTCGAGCGCCAGGCCGCGCGCCTGCTCGGGCGAGAAATAGTGCGGCGTCCCCACCACCATGTTCGTCCCGGTCTGCTCGATGTAGCCCGTCACCGCGCGCGCGATGCCGAAGTCGGCCACCACCGCGTTGCCGTGCTCGTCGAACAGAATGTTGTCCGTCTTGATGTCGCGGTGAATCACCCCCTCGCGATGCGCGAACCCCAACGCAGCGGACACATCCATGCCCAACCGGATGAGCAGCGTCTCGGGCAAGGTGCCCATGATCTTGAGCCGCTGGTCGAGGCTGGTGGGCAGAAAATCCATCACGAAAAAGACGGCGTCGGCCTCGCGACCCACCGCCAGAATCCGGATGATGTTCGGATGCCTGAGCTTCGCCGCCGTCGACGCCTCGCGCCGAAACCGGCTCTCGAAGGTCTCGTCCCCCGCGTACTGGGGCTTCAACACCTTGATGGCAACGGGAATCTCGAGCTCGGGATCGTATCCGCGGTATACCCACGCGAAACCACCCGACCCGACGACCTCGTCGATGCGGAAGCGACCCAGCTGCTTGCCGACGTAGCGCTCAGGCACGACGCTCAAGCCTTTACAGAGAAGTCGACCGCAACTAAATTACTGTGCTTCAACGAATTCGGCCAACGAGAGAGTAACGCGTCGGGGGAATATACATAATGGCGTTTGTCAAAGCTCCGGTCATTGAAAAGTACCGCGCACACGAGACGGATAGCGGGTCGTCAAAGCTACAGGTAGCGCTCCTCACCGAGCGGATCAACTACCTCACCGACCATTTCCGCATCCACCAGAAAGACAACCACTCTCGGCGTGGTCTGCTCAAGATGGTCGGGCGTCGTCGCAGAATCCTCGACTACATGAAGCGGACGGACCTTCAAGGGTATCGCCAGCTCATCACCGAGCTTGGACTGCGTCACTAAATCACCGGCTTACGACTTCCGCGCGGGCGCCACATTCCTGGTCCCCGCGCGTTTTGTGTTCCCGCTACGAGTACAACCATGATGCAACGACTAGAAAAAGAATTCGCCGGCCGCAAGCTGGTGATCGAGACCGGCCGGATGGCCAAACAAGCCGCCGGGTCCGCCCTCGTCCAGTACGGCGAAACGATGGTGCTGGCGGCAGTCACCGTCAGCGACAGCCTGAGCCCCCTGCCGTTCTTCCCGCTTACCGTCGAATACAAAGAGCGCACCTATGCCGCCGGGAAAATTCCCGGCGGATTCATCAAGCGCGAGGGGCGCCCGCACGACGAAGAAATTCTCTCCGCGCGCATCATCGATCGCTCCATTCGCCCGCTTTTCCCGGAAGGCTTCAAGAACGAAGTGCAGGTGTTCATCTACGTTATCTCCGCCGACCAGGAGAATGACGCCGACGTGCTGGCACTGCTCGCGACCTCGTTCGCGCTCAACGCGTCCCGCATCCCGTTCCTCGGCCCCATCGCCGGCGTCCGGTTAGGCCGCCTCCAGGACAAGTGGGTGGTCAACCCCACCTTCCAGCAGCTCGCGTTCAGCGACATGGACGTCATCGTCGCCGGCTCCAAGGACTCCATCGTCATGGTGGAAGGCGGCGCGCTCGAAGTCTCCGAAGAAGACGTCATCGAAGGGTTAGGCATCGCGCACCGCGCCATCCAGGAGCTCATCGGCTTCCAGAAGGAGCTGCTCGCCAAAGTCAAAGTCGAGAAGATGCAGTGGACCCGCGCCGACCATCCGGAAGAGCTCCAGGCCCGCGTCAAGGATCTGGCCGAAGGCCGGATCGGTGAAGCGATCAATCGCAAGGACAAGCACGAGCGCATCGACGCCATCGAGCTCGTCAAGCGCGAAGTGATCGCCGCGGTCACCACCGACTTCCCGGACAACGCCCGCGACATCGCCGACCTCGTTGGCGACGTCGAATACCGCGCGCTCCGCTCGCAAGTGCTCGAACGCGGCGAGCGCGTGGACGGCCGCAAAGCCAACGAAGTCCGTCCGATCACCATCCAGACGGGCATCCTCCCGCGCGCCCACGGCTCGGCGCTGTTCACGCGCGGCCAGACGCAGGCCCTCGTCGTCGCTACGTTAGGCACCGCCAACGATGTCCAGCGCCTCGACTCGATCGACGATCCGGCCGAGACGACCAAGACGTTCATGCTGCACTACAACTTCCCGCCGTTCTCGACCGGCGAGGTGCGGCCGATGCGCGGCACGAGCCGCCGCGAAATCGGCCACGGCAACCTGGCCGAGCGTGCGCTGCAGCCCCTGTTGCCCGACTTCGAGAAGTTCCCGTACACCATTCGCGTCGTATCCGACGTCCTCGAGTCCAACGGATCGTCGTCCATGGCGAGCGTGTGCGGCGGATCGCTCGCGCTGTTCGATGCCGGCGTGCCGTACCAGGCGCCCGTGGCAGGCGTCGCCATGGGCCTCATCAAGGAAGGCGATCGCTACGCCATCCTAACGGACATACTCGGCACCGAGGACCATTTAGGCGACATGGACTTCAAGGTGGCGGGTACGGAAACCGGCATCACGTCCATCCAGATGGACATCAAGATCGAAGGCCTCGATCTCAAGATCATGCGCGAAGCGCTCGCCCGCGCGCGTGAGGGACGGCTGCACATCTTAGGCGAGATGAACAAGGTGCTCGCCCAACCGCGGCCCGATCTCTCGCCGTATGCGCCGCGCATCGTCACCCTGATGATCAACCCGGAGAAGATCGGCGACCTCATCGGACCCAAGGGCAAAACGATCCGCGGGATCCAGGACGAGACGGGCGCCGAGATCACGGTGGAGGACACAGGCCTGGTCACGATCGCCGCCGTGGGCGGCGAGGCAATGGAGAAAGCGCGCTCGCTGGTGCAGGCGCTCACCAAGGAGCCCGAGATCGGCGCCACCTACGACGCCGTGGTCAAGAGCACCACGCCGTTCGGTGCCTTCGTCGAGATTCTGCCGGGCACGGAAGGCCTGGTGCACATCTCCGAGCTCCAGCACGGCC
This genomic window from Gemmatimonadaceae bacterium contains:
- a CDS encoding PIN domain-containing protein; protein product: MRFVDTNVLLYAVSSAKADRAKAERAATLLDEPDLALSVQVLQEFYVQATRTGATAALSHESAVAFIATLLRFPVEELTVPLLRAALATRARWRISYWDAAIVEAARIAGCDTICTEDLQHGQDFDGVRVVNPFV
- a CDS encoding serine/threonine-protein kinase, encoding MPERYVGKQLGRFRIDEVVGSGGFAWVYRGYDPELEIPVAIKVLKPQYAGDETFESRFRREASTAAKLRHPNIIRILAVGREADAVFFVMDFLPTSLDQRLKIMGTLPETLLIRLGMDVSAALGFAHREGVIHRDIKTDNILFDEHGNAVVADFGIARAVTGYIEQTGTNMVVGTPHYFSPEQARGLALDGRGDIYSLGVTLFRAGTGVLPFQGEDWYEIARQHVEDLPPKPRSFNPALSRGVERVILKCLEKDPAARYPTGDALHAELIQLLGRASTPDTEATVMIPTPVAGVAMQTGVEIVTDWWRRWARRPRWVAAAGALGAVAVISALALSRGKAEAAHAVAPPVAHVSDSTVASAPVTQPATHVESASAIVPQAPPPAAPAPPPVLRIVAPNDAQVRVDGKVVGHGNWSGTRFAAGDHRVVAVVHTIAGCAGATDSAIAQVPDHGEVRVKLAPHPCGTVSVDAEPNGARWDLSTVDGASVADGAIPQATPIVVPSGAYVLLVSKSYCADYRARIAVPADGTHKERVRLICGQ
- the rpsO gene encoding 30S ribosomal protein S15; its protein translation is MAFVKAPVIEKYRAHETDSGSSKLQVALLTERINYLTDHFRIHQKDNHSRRGLLKMVGRRRRILDYMKRTDLQGYRQLITELGLRH
- a CDS encoding polyribonucleotide nucleotidyltransferase, which gives rise to MMQRLEKEFAGRKLVIETGRMAKQAAGSALVQYGETMVLAAVTVSDSLSPLPFFPLTVEYKERTYAAGKIPGGFIKREGRPHDEEILSARIIDRSIRPLFPEGFKNEVQVFIYVISADQENDADVLALLATSFALNASRIPFLGPIAGVRLGRLQDKWVVNPTFQQLAFSDMDVIVAGSKDSIVMVEGGALEVSEEDVIEGLGIAHRAIQELIGFQKELLAKVKVEKMQWTRADHPEELQARVKDLAEGRIGEAINRKDKHERIDAIELVKREVIAAVTTDFPDNARDIADLVGDVEYRALRSQVLERGERVDGRKANEVRPITIQTGILPRAHGSALFTRGQTQALVVATLGTANDVQRLDSIDDPAETTKTFMLHYNFPPFSTGEVRPMRGTSRREIGHGNLAERALQPLLPDFEKFPYTIRVVSDVLESNGSSSMASVCGGSLALFDAGVPYQAPVAGVAMGLIKEGDRYAILTDILGTEDHLGDMDFKVAGTETGITSIQMDIKIEGLDLKIMREALARAREGRLHILGEMNKVLAQPRPDLSPYAPRIVTLMINPEKIGDLIGPKGKTIRGIQDETGAEITVEDTGLVTIAAVGGEAMEKARSLVQALTKEPEIGATYDAVVKSTTPFGAFVEILPGTEGLVHISELQHGRTEKTEDVVKKGDTVRVKLIDKDERGRLRLSMKALIPKPEGTPDQPNEGRGERQRSERPQGGGDREPAAAGAGGGEAEPHNGGDAAESHGRPRSRRGGRSRR